In one SAR202 cluster bacterium genomic region, the following are encoded:
- the nrdR gene encoding transcriptional repressor NrdR, whose product MHCPYCNYNDSKVIDSRESIDGIRRRRECLGCERRYTTYERVQTRALIIIKRDGRREEFSRDKLWASIAKACAKRPLQTGTIDKAVNDIEADLTDLGRSEIPSSVVGEMAMERLKKIDRVAYIRFASVYREFKDIETFQQEIKALLDPEEAEKEPSNQLSFLQVMEEDQPKAPKKRRGRRRAVEAAG is encoded by the coding sequence ATGCATTGTCCCTACTGTAACTACAACGACTCCAAGGTAATCGACTCCCGGGAGTCGATCGATGGCATCCGCCGCCGCCGCGAATGCCTCGGCTGCGAGCGCAGGTACACCACCTACGAGAGGGTCCAGACCAGGGCGCTGATCATCATCAAGCGCGACGGCCGCCGGGAAGAGTTCAGCAGGGACAAGCTGTGGGCGAGCATCGCCAAGGCATGCGCCAAGAGGCCGCTCCAGACCGGCACCATCGATAAGGCCGTCAATGATATCGAGGCCGATCTGACGGACCTGGGCCGGTCTGAGATACCCAGCAGCGTCGTCGGCGAAATGGCGATGGAGCGCCTAAAGAAGATCGACCGCGTCGCCTATATCCGCTTCGCGAGCGTCTACCGCGAGTTCAAGGATATAGAGACCTTCCAGCAGGAGATCAAGGCGCTCCTGGACCCTGAGGAAGCCGAGAAGGAGCCGAGCAACCAGCTCTCCTTCCTCCAGGTAATGGAGGAAGATCAGCCGAAGGCGCCGAAGAAGCGGAGGGGCAGGAGGCGGGCGGTGGAAGCGGCGGGGTAG
- a CDS encoding PIN domain nuclease, with product MVTLIDTSLWIDFTRARSPQSLKQFIAPHILRADASLAEPVVFEVLRYASSREIDILKSQFEAFPMLSTPSDLWSAGIALDQACSDRGFKAGAMDLLIATTAIYHNAMLVTFDDDFRTIAAASSLRVELLQRPVTSPN from the coding sequence ATGGTCACACTTATCGACACTAGCCTCTGGATCGACTTCACCCGCGCCCGTTCTCCGCAATCGCTTAAGCAGTTCATCGCTCCGCACATACTGCGCGCGGACGCCTCTCTCGCTGAGCCGGTAGTATTTGAAGTCCTTCGATACGCCTCCTCTCGGGAAATCGACATACTCAAGAGCCAGTTTGAGGCCTTTCCGATGCTATCGACGCCTTCGGACCTGTGGTCTGCCGGAATTGCGCTTGACCAGGCATGCAGTGACCGAGGCTTCAAAGCCGGCGCCATGGACCTGCTCATCGCTACGACCGCTATTTATCACAACGCAATGCTGGTTACTTTTGATGATGACTTTCGGACTATCGCAGCGGCCTCATCCTTGAGAGTTGAGCTCTTGCAAAGGCCGGTTACCTCTCCCAACTAG
- the ftsZ gene encoding cell division protein FtsZ has translation MPVNGREPEYGAKIKVIGVGGGGSNAVSRMYRERIPGIEYLVCNTDTQALLHCEVPLRIGIGDILTGGKGVGGNPEVGMKAAEESREELYEALRDSDMVFIAAGMGGGTGTGAAPVVAEIVKETGALTVGVVTTPFTFEGLRRMRQAEAGIGRFRQHVDTLLCIPNERLHVICDEQITTSNAFKMADDVLRLGVQSIAELITVPGEINLDFADVQAIMRDAGPAWMSIGWGKGENRAKEAAQHAIANPLLDVSIEGAKGVLFNITGGSDLRLSELHEAAEVIQRVVDPDANIIFGMTTDPKMENEVKLTVVATGFPTADAVQDKDDTLRNLLKSAIESENSEIDLPPFLRRVAKYRTAVPVAAPIAAKATAQKSQFFR, from the coding sequence ATGCCAGTTAACGGACGCGAACCAGAATACGGCGCAAAAATCAAAGTCATCGGCGTGGGCGGCGGCGGCTCGAACGCCGTCTCTCGCATGTACCGGGAGCGCATCCCGGGCATCGAATACCTGGTATGCAACACGGACACGCAGGCGCTGCTGCACTGCGAGGTCCCGCTTCGGATAGGCATCGGCGATATCCTTACCGGCGGCAAGGGCGTGGGCGGAAACCCGGAGGTCGGCATGAAGGCCGCGGAGGAGAGCCGCGAGGAGCTGTATGAGGCCCTTCGCGATTCCGATATGGTCTTCATCGCGGCCGGCATGGGCGGCGGCACGGGCACCGGCGCCGCGCCTGTGGTGGCGGAGATTGTAAAGGAGACCGGTGCGCTGACCGTCGGTGTCGTCACCACACCGTTCACCTTCGAAGGCCTTCGCAGGATGCGCCAGGCCGAGGCCGGCATCGGCCGCTTCCGCCAGCACGTGGACACTCTCCTGTGCATCCCCAACGAGCGGCTGCACGTCATCTGCGATGAGCAGATCACCACGTCCAACGCCTTCAAGATGGCGGACGACGTCCTCCGCCTCGGCGTTCAGTCTATCGCCGAGCTGATCACGGTCCCGGGCGAGATCAACCTGGACTTCGCGGACGTGCAAGCGATCATGCGCGACGCCGGCCCGGCGTGGATGTCCATCGGCTGGGGCAAGGGCGAGAACCGCGCCAAAGAGGCTGCCCAGCACGCCATCGCCAACCCGCTGCTCGATGTCTCCATCGAGGGCGCGAAGGGCGTCCTGTTCAACATCACCGGCGGCAGCGACCTGCGCCTGTCCGAACTGCACGAGGCTGCTGAGGTCATCCAGCGCGTCGTGGACCCGGACGCGAACATCATCTTCGGCATGACCACGGACCCCAAGATGGAGAACGAGGTCAAGCTGACCGTCGTCGCAACCGGCTTCCCGACCGCGGATGCCGTGCAGGACAAGGACGACACCCTGCGCAACCTGCTCAAGAGCGCCATCGAGTCGGAGAACTCGGAGATCGACCTCCCTCCGTTCCTCCGCCGCGTGGCCAAGTACCGCACGGCAGTCCCCGTCGCGGCGCCGATCGCCGCCAAGGCCACCGCCCAGAAGAGCCAGTTCTTCAGGTAG
- the ftsA gene encoding cell division protein FtsA, translated as MAKGNTLTRPTLEGGPSGPLPSRPDFTPAGRGESYTPRPISSTVDLFAAIDVGTTKICTVLARKLGANGLEVIDYAIVPSHGLKKGNVTDTSATEAAIRQCVLDLEKRTGYRIKSAFVGVTGSHVDFENRRDRLEPASGGRVITQKDMYRTPEAATEAVSDPGRRLIHAIRISYALDGETGIRNPVGMHSREVEVETHMVTGAAAFLNRLQQTVEAAGVKVASLVLEPLASALAVLTPEEKERGAILVDIGGGTTDVVVFKNGAIYYSGVIPVGGYQFTNDIALTFNTTYEAAEVAKVKYANVDVQASALAGDEPVSLPIVGRGAELKVQRMEICQLARERAMELTRLLKLMLEDDRMGDPSNHRIVLTGGASNMSGFAALVQRGLGISVRQGMPTVRGVMPPELRAPAYSTVLGMLQWAMTDYHPVTAKDIKAEVEDSSRKGGSFFSAIIKKLSFFGRK; from the coding sequence ATGGCAAAAGGAAACACGCTGACCAGGCCGACACTGGAGGGGGGGCCATCCGGCCCGTTGCCTTCGCGACCCGATTTCACCCCGGCCGGACGCGGGGAGTCGTACACCCCGAGGCCCATCTCATCCACCGTCGACCTCTTCGCCGCCATTGACGTGGGCACCACAAAGATCTGCACGGTGCTTGCCCGCAAGCTCGGCGCGAACGGCCTGGAGGTCATCGACTACGCCATCGTCCCAAGCCACGGCCTCAAGAAAGGCAACGTGACCGACACCTCGGCCACCGAGGCGGCGATCCGCCAGTGCGTCCTGGACCTTGAGAAGAGGACCGGCTACCGCATAAAGTCCGCCTTTGTGGGCGTCACCGGCTCTCACGTGGACTTCGAGAACCGGCGCGACAGGCTGGAGCCCGCGAGCGGCGGCCGAGTTATCACGCAGAAGGACATGTACCGCACTCCCGAGGCGGCCACCGAGGCCGTCTCCGACCCGGGCCGGCGGCTAATCCACGCCATACGCATCAGCTACGCGCTGGACGGCGAGACCGGCATCCGCAACCCCGTTGGCATGCACAGCCGCGAGGTTGAGGTCGAGACGCACATGGTCACCGGCGCGGCAGCCTTCCTTAACAGGCTGCAGCAGACCGTGGAGGCGGCCGGCGTCAAAGTCGCCAGCCTCGTCCTGGAGCCCCTCGCCAGCGCGCTCGCGGTCCTTACGCCCGAAGAGAAGGAGCGCGGCGCGATCCTCGTGGACATCGGCGGCGGCACAACGGACGTAGTGGTCTTCAAGAACGGCGCAATCTACTATTCCGGCGTCATCCCAGTCGGCGGCTACCAGTTCACCAACGACATCGCGCTCACCTTCAACACGACGTACGAGGCCGCAGAGGTCGCGAAGGTGAAGTACGCGAACGTGGACGTCCAGGCCTCCGCGCTGGCGGGCGACGAGCCCGTCTCGCTCCCCATCGTGGGACGCGGCGCGGAGCTAAAGGTCCAGCGCATGGAGATCTGCCAGCTCGCCCGCGAGCGCGCGATGGAGCTGACGAGGCTGCTGAAGCTCATGCTGGAAGACGACCGCATGGGCGATCCTTCGAACCACCGCATCGTGCTCACCGGAGGGGCGTCCAACATGTCCGGCTTTGCGGCGCTCGTGCAGCGCGGGCTAGGCATCTCCGTCCGGCAGGGCATGCCCACCGTCCGCGGCGTCATGCCTCCGGAGCTGCGGGCCCCCGCCTACTCCACAGTGCTGGGCATGCTCCAGTGGGCCATGACGGACTACCACCCGGTCACGGCCAAAGACATCAAGGCTGAAGTGGAAGACAGCTCCCGCAAGGGTGGGAGCTTCTTCTCGGCGATCATAAAGAAATTATCGTTCTTCGGAAGGAAATAA
- the rsmH gene encoding 16S rRNA (cytosine(1402)-N(4))-methyltransferase RsmH: MDIVHRPVMVAEVLEGLQVKPGGFYIDGTLGEGGHTEAILEAATPPPTVMGTDLDTQAIAKAAKRLERFGERAVLVHGTYVDMGRLAQERGLGAADGVLMDLGLSSLQLETPERGFSFARPGPLDMRFDNTKGRSAHQLVNGASERDLADIIFRFGEEPRSRKIARSIVSARPVETTADLVKAVERVMGRPRPGQVHPATRTFQAIRIAINKELENVENGLVEAVNVLKPGGRLVVISYHSLEDRLAKTFFAQESRDCICPPEVPVCVCGHKASIRVLTRKVITPTEKEIEENPRSRSARIRIAERL; the protein is encoded by the coding sequence ATGGACATAGTCCACAGGCCGGTGATGGTGGCCGAGGTGCTCGAAGGCCTCCAGGTGAAGCCCGGCGGGTTCTATATAGACGGCACGCTGGGCGAGGGCGGCCACACAGAGGCGATTCTGGAAGCGGCAACGCCGCCGCCCACGGTCATGGGTACGGACCTGGACACGCAGGCGATTGCGAAGGCGGCCAAACGGCTGGAGCGGTTCGGCGAGAGGGCCGTCCTTGTCCACGGCACCTACGTTGATATGGGCAGGTTGGCGCAGGAGCGCGGGCTCGGCGCGGCGGACGGTGTCCTGATGGACCTGGGGCTATCGTCCCTGCAGCTTGAGACCCCGGAGAGGGGCTTCAGCTTCGCAAGGCCCGGGCCGCTGGACATGAGGTTCGATAACACGAAAGGGCGGTCCGCCCACCAGCTCGTCAACGGCGCAAGCGAGCGGGACCTGGCGGACATCATCTTCCGCTTCGGCGAGGAGCCCAGGTCCAGGAAGATCGCAAGGTCGATCGTGTCCGCCCGGCCGGTGGAGACCACGGCGGACCTGGTGAAGGCGGTGGAGCGGGTGATGGGGCGGCCGAGGCCGGGGCAGGTGCACCCGGCGACGCGGACGTTCCAGGCGATTCGGATCGCGATTAACAAAGAGCTCGAGAATGTTGAGAACGGCCTCGTGGAGGCCGTGAACGTCCTCAAGCCCGGCGGCAGACTGGTCGTCATCAGCTACCACTCGCTGGAGGACAGGCTGGCGAAGACCTTTTTCGCGCAGGAGAGCAGGGACTGCATATGCCCGCCGGAGGTCCCGGTATGCGTGTGCGGCCACAAAGCCAGCATCAGGGTGCTGACCCGCAAGGTCATCACTCCGACAGAAAAAGAGATTGAAGAAAATCCCAGAAGCCGCAGCGCTCGAATCAGAATTGCTGAACGGTTGTAA
- a CDS encoding MogA/MoaB family molybdenum cofactor biosynthesis protein, with translation MTIPHKHAFRVAILTISDAGAKGERVDTSGEVIVEMAARAGLAQVARDIVPDEKDQIAAKVAKWCDSGEVDVVLSTGGTGLGPRDVTPEAIRSIIQFEVPGIPEAMRMKTLEKTQMAMISRSVAGVRSGCLIITLPGSPKGVRECLEIAMPVIPHALEILKGWRVGHPTA, from the coding sequence ATGACCATACCGCACAAGCACGCGTTCCGTGTAGCCATCCTCACCATCAGCGATGCCGGCGCGAAGGGTGAGCGGGTCGACACCAGCGGCGAGGTGATCGTCGAGATGGCCGCCAGGGCTGGGCTGGCCCAGGTGGCGCGGGACATCGTGCCGGACGAGAAGGACCAGATAGCGGCGAAGGTGGCGAAGTGGTGCGACAGCGGCGAGGTGGACGTTGTGCTGAGCACGGGCGGCACCGGCCTGGGCCCGCGCGACGTAACGCCGGAGGCGATACGGTCCATCATCCAGTTCGAGGTGCCGGGCATCCCCGAGGCGATGCGGATGAAGACGCTTGAGAAGACGCAGATGGCGATGATCAGCCGCTCCGTCGCCGGCGTGCGCTCCGGTTGCCTCATCATCACCCTGCCCGGATCGCCCAAGGGCGTCCGGGAGTGCCTCGAAATCGCGATGCCGGTCATCCCCCACGCCCTTGAGATCCTGAAAGGGTGGAGGGTGGGACATCCGACCGCCTGA
- the trmD gene encoding tRNA (guanosine(37)-N1)-methyltransferase TrmD translates to MRFHILTIFPDMFTAPFAEGVVARGKQKGILDIVVHDIRDFTHDRHRTVDDYTFGGGFGMLMKPQPLFEAVEAVRARPEANPASPVILLSPQGRPLTQKIVEGFAKLDEIVMICGRYEGVDERVREHLVTDEISIGDYVLSGGELAAMVIVDAVSRLLPGVLGSIESSQDDSHTTGLLQYPQYTRPAEFRGWKAPEILLSGNHAAIEKWRRRESLRKTLHLRPDMLDKAELSDEDRRRLEEMRGGQT, encoded by the coding sequence ATGCGTTTTCACATCCTTACCATATTCCCGGACATGTTCACAGCGCCGTTTGCGGAGGGTGTCGTTGCGCGCGGCAAGCAGAAGGGCATCCTGGACATCGTCGTGCACGATATCCGCGACTTCACGCACGACAGGCACCGGACGGTGGACGACTACACTTTCGGCGGCGGCTTCGGGATGCTGATGAAGCCCCAGCCGCTCTTCGAGGCGGTGGAGGCTGTGCGCGCGCGGCCGGAGGCCAACCCCGCGAGCCCGGTCATACTGCTCTCGCCCCAGGGGCGACCGCTCACGCAGAAGATAGTGGAAGGGTTTGCGAAGCTGGACGAGATCGTCATGATATGCGGGCGGTACGAGGGGGTGGACGAGCGGGTCCGGGAGCACCTGGTGACGGACGAGATCAGCATCGGCGACTACGTTCTCAGCGGCGGCGAGCTGGCGGCGATGGTGATTGTGGACGCCGTCTCCCGCCTCCTGCCGGGCGTCCTGGGCTCCATAGAGTCTTCGCAGGACGACTCCCACACTACCGGGCTGCTCCAGTACCCGCAGTACACCCGCCCTGCGGAGTTCCGCGGCTGGAAGGCGCCCGAGATCCTCCTCTCCGGCAACCACGCCGCAATCGAAAAGTGGCGCCGCCGCGAGTCCCTCCGCAAAACGCTCCATCTTCGCCCCGACATGCTGGACAAAGCAGAGCTAAGCGATGAGGACAGACGCAGGCTGGAGGAGATGAGGGGGGGCCAGACGTAA